The Halarsenatibacter silvermanii genome has a window encoding:
- a CDS encoding YibE/F family protein gives MANALILACVGGAIPLIFLLIAQEMSRLRIINMDFLISFTVQSSPAAFPRF, from the coding sequence ATGGCGAATGCGCTGATTTTAGCCTGTGTGGGTGGCGCAATACCACTGATATTCCTGCTGATAGCTCAGGAGATGTCCCGGTTGAGGATTATCAACATGGATTTTTTGATTAGTTTCACCGTTCAATCATCGCCTGCAGCTTTTCCTCGATTTTAG